A window from Marinagarivorans cellulosilyticus encodes these proteins:
- a CDS encoding HNH endonuclease, which translates to MNRKQFIEANGATCRNWTWSWSFINNEKKIIIFGAWDIRTEGKTTLIFSEDWQFRRGRSQSAYHQSREHIRLIEEEGYDLMTFPMEHSDQNKDRSGIGPAKIGGFTPELTNKKLMKLGVSWYAYDHNLGVDIPEEVSDPQQYFEGSTKKISVNLYERNKKARGVCIMHYGYKCSVCSFNFESVYGSIGKEFIHVHHVVPLSEIKNEYELDPLRDLVPVCPNCHAMIHRTNPPRTVSELKAQITKNTYKGAPS; encoded by the coding sequence GTGAATAGAAAACAATTTATAGAGGCAAACGGAGCGACATGTAGGAATTGGACATGGAGCTGGTCTTTTATAAACAATGAAAAGAAAATAATCATTTTTGGTGCTTGGGATATACGTACAGAAGGAAAGACAACGCTTATATTCAGTGAAGATTGGCAATTTCGTCGGGGTCGAAGTCAATCTGCTTACCATCAATCTAGGGAGCATATCCGCTTAATAGAGGAAGAAGGTTATGACTTAATGACTTTCCCAATGGAGCATTCAGACCAAAATAAAGACAGATCGGGCATAGGCCCAGCAAAAATTGGTGGCTTTACGCCTGAACTAACCAATAAAAAACTCATGAAACTGGGTGTCAGCTGGTATGCATACGACCATAACCTTGGTGTGGACATTCCAGAGGAGGTAAGCGATCCTCAGCAATATTTTGAGGGTTCAACTAAAAAGATATCCGTAAATCTTTACGAAAGAAATAAAAAAGCCAGAGGTGTATGCATAATGCACTACGGCTACAAATGTAGTGTATGTTCATTCAATTTTGAAAGTGTATACGGTTCAATTGGTAAAGAGTTTATACATGTGCATCATGTTGTCCCACTATCCGAAATTAAGAATGAGTACGAGTTAGATCCGCTTAGAGACTTGGTTCCTGTATGTCCAAATTGTCATGCAATGATACACAGAACTAATCCGCCGCGAACAGTATCAGAGCTGAAAGCTCAAATTACAAAAAACACATATAAAGGCGCCCCTTCTTGA
- a CDS encoding acyl-CoA thioesterase encodes MNDLQGCDKPNFRSVKSSQVVLKELMIPSYANFGGKVHGGIILSLMDKIAYTCAATHSRSYCVTASVDSVDFLSPVEVGELVTLFGSVNYVGRSSMEVGIKVLSEDFKLGVAKHTNTSYFTMVAVDEATRKSSPVPGLILEDDIEVKRFIWGKFRKQYKRDYQARFNSLSKTIDFDQEIKNLQNENCAVNIAAARE; translated from the coding sequence ATGAACGATCTACAAGGCTGCGATAAGCCTAACTTTCGCAGTGTAAAATCGTCACAAGTTGTTTTAAAAGAGCTGATGATTCCCTCTTACGCCAACTTTGGCGGCAAAGTGCATGGCGGTATCATTTTGTCGCTAATGGATAAAATCGCATACACCTGCGCCGCCACCCACTCGCGCAGCTATTGTGTTACGGCATCCGTTGACTCTGTCGATTTTTTAAGCCCCGTTGAAGTCGGCGAGCTGGTCACACTTTTTGGTTCTGTGAATTATGTTGGACGCTCATCAATGGAGGTAGGCATCAAGGTATTATCCGAAGATTTCAAGCTGGGCGTTGCCAAGCATACCAATACATCTTATTTCACAATGGTTGCCGTTGATGAAGCAACCCGTAAATCTAGCCCAGTACCAGGCCTAATTTTGGAAGACGACATAGAAGTAAAGCGCTTTATTTGGGGCAAGTTTCGAAAGCAATATAAGCGCGACTACCAAGCGCGCTTTAACTCCTTAAGTAAAACAATCGACTTTGATCAGGAAATTAAAAACTTACAAAACGAAAACTGTGCCGTAAACATAGCTGCTGCTCGCGAATAG